A region from the Vicia villosa cultivar HV-30 ecotype Madison, WI linkage group LG3, Vvil1.0, whole genome shotgun sequence genome encodes:
- the LOC131662563 gene encoding uncharacterized protein LOC131662563 — MTGRTATSNWWRNFKKVAFIWFISALCFFILFQMALHNSSNTLSSPSSDASNLSSERRSKLYDKMARDLDEHGAAFLKHGETSQSLSISDIFTLNGGSVTPVLKPANPPVRANVLYLNTEFSVPIAEAVKNIFNPYFDKAIWFQNSSMYHFSMFHASHHIVPVPATNEEIEAEASSVETVAARLCPLNIVLDRVVLTSTGVLLGCWQVFSGTDPITIRARLKNVLPRAPEKQLYDTAILHTTFARLLGPPRASSTEHLTTSGELDFFHELVNQLNRQIRGFKAVVSELWYVEEYDVLALALNGKMNCHKFKLGCSSRD; from the exons ATGACGGGTAGAACTGCAACATCGAATTGGTGGAGAAATTTCAAAAAGGTAGCATTTATCTGGTTTATCTCTGCCTTATGCTTCTTCATTTTGTTCCAAATGGCCCTTCATAACTCTTCAAACACCCTTTCATcaccttcttcag ATGCTTCAAATTTAAGTTCAGAGAGAAGATCCAAGTTATATGATAAGATGGCAAGGGATCTTGATGAACATGGAGCTGCTTTTCTGAAACATGGTGAAACCTCTCAGTCACTTTCTATTTCAGATATCTTCACCTTGAATGGTGGATCCGTAACACCTGTATTAAAG CCTGCAAATCCTCCGGTGCGAGCTAATGTGTTGTATTTGAACACTGAATTCTCGGTACCTATTGC GGAGGCtgtcaaaaatattttcaatccATACTTTGATAAAG CAATCTGGTTTCAGAACTCTAGCATGTACCATTTTAGCATGTTCCATGCCTCTCACCATATTGTACCTGTACCTGCCACTAATGAAGAG ATAGAAGCTGAAGCATCTTCAGTAGAAACTGTTGCTGCAAGGCTCTGCCCTTTGAATATCGTTTTGGATCGAGTGGTTTTAACTTCAACTGGGGTGCTCCTTGGTTGCTGGCAG gtattctcgGGTACAGATCCCATAACGATTCGTGCTAGATTGAAGAATGTACTTCCTCGTGCACCCGAGAAGCAACTT TATGATACTGCAATTCTTCACACTACATTTGCTAGGCTTTTGGGTCCACCTAGAGCATCGTCTACG GAACATCTTACAACGTCAGGTGAACTCGATTTTTTTCATGAGTTAGTGAATCAACTTAATAGACAGATCCGCGGATTCAAG GCAGTGGTGTCCGAACTGTGGTACGTGGAGGAATATGACGTGCTTGCCCTTGCGTTAAATGGAAAAATGAACTGTCACAAATTCAAACTTGGTTGCTCATCAAGAGATTGA